The sequence CAAGGGAGAACCGGGCGCGGACTTTGACCAGGAGTGGTTCCGCTGCGTCGGCCAGGCCTCGGACAAGCTCATCGCCACATTTCTGGACCGGCTGCTCACCAGCGCCATCGGCGCGGACATCTTCGACATTTTCAGCACCATCGGCACTGCCGGGTCGCTGTACGCCCTCTTGGCCCCGTACTTCGTGTCTTTCGGGCTCTTTGCCCGTGAACGGTCATTCAGCCGAAAATGCGCCAGAGCTTTCGGACAGGCGAGGCCAAGGCCGCTTACGCTCCTGCATTTCACAGATACGTTCGAAGACGTGAACGGCGTCTCACGGACCATCCGGCAGCAACTGGACATGGCTTTGGAGCACGGCAAAGACATGACCGTGATCACCTGCGGACAAGGAGATAACGCACCGGGGATCAAGGTCTTCGACCCCATTGGCACGTTCGCCATGCCCGAGTATCCGGAGCTTTCCATATCGTACCCACCCTTCTTGCGCATGCTTGAGTACGCCCTGGAAACGGACGCAAAGCTCATTCTGGCCGCCACGCCCGGACCTGTCGGCCTCGCCGCGCTGGCCATCAGCAAGATTCTGCAGATCCCCATCCACGGCACCTACCACACCGCCTTCCCCCAGTATGTCGCGTCCCTGACCGGCGATTCTGGCCTGACAGACCTGACCCGCAAGTTCATGGCATGGTATTACAAGCAGATGGACGTGGTTTATGCCCCCTCCTCGGCCATCGCCGAGGAATTGACGACCTTCGGCGTGGACCGCAAGGCCATCCGGGTATACCCGCGCGGGGTGGACACAGCGCGCTTTGATCCGATCAAACGAAACGGCTTTTACAAACCCTGGTCAGGCATGGACTCTTTCAAGCTGATCTATGTTGGACGGGTTTCCAGGGAAAAGGACCTGGACATCCTGGCAGCGGCCTACAAAAGCGCGATCTCGCGGATGAACGGACACGACGTGCAACTCGTCATTGTCGGAGATGGCCCGTACCGGACGGAAATGGAGAACGAGCTCCTCGGATTGCCCGCGCTCTTCACCGGAGTGCTGCATGGCGAAGCATTGGCAGCGGCCTATGCCTCGGCGGATCTTTTTGTCTTTCCGTCGACCACGGACACATTCGGCAATGTGGTGCTGGAGGCCCAGGCATCGGGGCTACCGGTTATTGTCAGCGACAGGGGCGGACCCATGGAAAACATCGATCCCGGCAAAACGGGCCTCGTCGTTCCCGGCCGGGACGCGGACAGTCTGGCCCAGGCCATGATCGAGCTGTGCGCCGATCCGCGCCGCGTCAAGCACATGGGTGAAGCGGCACGCGTTTTTGCCGAAGAGCGCAGCTTCGGCTCCGCGTTTCTGGCCACCTGGGAACTCTACAAAGACGCCGCCCCGCCCGCCGCGTGAGGGAACGCACGGCAGACGGGGCGGACACGTTGGCAGGAAAAAAAATCCGGACCATGCGGCCCGGTCATGGATCAAAGCCCGGTCTTGATGACCATGTCCGTGATCGGGCCGCGCGAGCGTTCGCCCTTGAGCACGATGTGGCCGTAGCCCGGAAGGCCTTTGAGCATTTTGACGGTCCAGTTCAGGCCGTTGTTGGACTCGTTCAGGTAGGGGTTGTCGACCTGACGCGTGTCGCCGAGGCAGATGCATTTCACGTTCTCGCCCATGCGGGTCAAAAGCGCCCTTGTTTCGGCGCGTGAGAGGTTCTGCATCTCGTCGATGATGACCACGGCGTTTTCGAGGTTCATGCCACGGATAAAGGCGATGGGCAGGATCTCGAAGCGTTTGGGATTGAAGCGGAAATTGCCGCTCTCGCTGTCGGCGAAGATGCGGTTGGCCGGGCGCAGGTCGTGCAGTTTCATGAGCAGGTCCCCGACGTAGCGCACATAGGGGGCCATCTTCTCCTCCAGATCGCCGGGCAGGTAGCCGAGCTTGGCGCCAATCTCGATGACCGGCTTGACGAGGTAGATCTTGCGGTACGGGTTGTCCTTCTTCTCCAGGGCCATGAACAGGGCGGCGGCCAGGGCCAGGAAGGTCTTGCCGTAGCCTGCCTCGGACTGGATGGTGACCAGGTTCACGGCATCGTCGAGCAGAAGCTCCAGAGCCAGGTTCTGATAGACATTGCGCGGACGCACGTTCCAGACGTTGTGCTGAAAGTCGATGACGCGGGGCCCGGAGGTGGCGTGCATGTATGGCTGGCCGCCGATCCAGGCGAAACTGTTGGGGATGGGCTCCTCGCCTTCGCGCACAAAGCCGGTGTAGGACTGGGATTCGGAGCGGAACGGGTTGGAATCGCGGAACCCTTCGCTGGCGATGGCGTGGATGCGGGCCTTGAGCTGCAGGATGCGGTCGTTGGTGACCAGAATGGGCGCATCCACGCCGCTGTCTTTGAGTTCATCAAGGATCAGTTCGTCGCCGTTCTTGCTCTCCGCGTCCGTGAAAATCCGGGGCGGAAGGAACTGGATATCCGGGTCGTCCTGCAGCGCAGCAATGGCCTGGGCCACGATATGGGCCACGCGCGGCTCGCGCTTGAGCTTGTCCAGCTCCCGCAGGACGGTGTACGGCAGGATGACCCGGTTCTCCTGGCCGTTGCGCAGAGCGCGGATGCATTGAGGGTTGTCAATGAGCACATTGGTGTCGAGTACGTAATTCTTCTGCATGGACGGCTCAATCCTTAGGGGCTCATGCCCCGGTCCGGACCATTGACGGGAGAGGGCGGCCGATCAGACTGCTGCCAAAACCCCGTCCCCAAGTCCGGTGCGCCCGAATTCTCCGGGAAGCCTGTCTATCATCTCCTGGCACTCTATGCAGAAGAGCGCGCTCGGTATGGCCAGGAGCCTGCGGTCGGCAATATGCTCGCCGCACATTTCACAGATCCCGTAGGAATCGTTGTCGATGGCCTTGAGGGCGACGGTGATGTCTTTGAGCAGTTTAACGTTACGATTGTAGCGTATCACATTCCAGTCCCGTGAGGAAGCGCTGCAGGCCTGGTCCGCCAGATCCGGCTCAAGCTCCCTGTTCTGGCTCATGACGTCCCGCAGGGACTCGTTTTCCTCTTCGATCTTCCTGAATTTTTCCCGTAATTGCAGCTCGATTCCCTGATGAACATGGCAAACACTCGACATAGGCACCTCCGTTATGTGTGGCCGTCGGTCCACCCGGAACACCCGGACCCAAACCTTTTGCCGTTGAAGCACCCTAGATCCGGCGTGTTGCGGGTCAGAGACGAAGGCGAGGAGGTTTCATGACAGAGTCATTCGCCTCCGTCCGCAAGAAGACGATCGACGAGGAGACGCTCCAGAGCTGGATCGTCCTGCAAGGTCGGCTGGATCACGAATTCGACTCCGGGAAATTCCTCGCGCAGCGCGGCGATCATCTGCGGGATGTCCTGTTCGATATGCACCCCGTTGTAGAGAAAATACTGCATGACCACGATCCTCGTGCAGCCCCGCACGACGAGTTCGCGCACCTGATCGGCCAGGGTCGGCTCGCCCAGGGAAAAAAAGGCAGGCAGGACCTGCGCCTCTGCGATTCGGCTTGCGACCCGCCCGACCATGGCCGTGAACTGCAAGGCAACCTCCTTGCGCCTGCTGCCGTGCCCAAGCACGATCATTCCCGTTTTATGCACACATCCTCCTCAAATGATGAAAAAAGGCCACCCACTCACTGCAGGCGGCCCTTGAACCGACGTTACCCGTCCCGTCCTAGTGCTTGTGATCCTCATGAGCCTCGGCAGGCTGCTCATCGTGGGCATG is a genomic window of Desulfomicrobium baculatum DSM 4028 containing:
- a CDS encoding glycosyltransferase, giving the protein MITQRKADMHVHSKFSSRPSQWILQKLGCPESFTEPAFIYEQAKAAGMDFVTITDHNVIDGGLRIAHLPGVFLSEEVTTYFPEDRCKLHVLVYGITETQHGEIQRLRENVYDLCGYLRREGLVHALAHPLFAVNDKLGIDHFEQSLLLFDVFELNGCRDEMQNTVLRSILADLDRITMEILADRHGLEPLGCTPWKKGLIGGSDDHSSLNIASMHTLAEANGLDDFLGAVRGGRALPSGRAATGHALARNLYAIAYQFYRARTKRSRSKMLCMQFADHMLGAGETSGDGILARLHAAIGTRKSSTYLRLADADGIKAALLKEVTRIIENDPTFTAIAKGEPGADFDQEWFRCVGQASDKLIATFLDRLLTSAIGADIFDIFSTIGTAGSLYALLAPYFVSFGLFARERSFSRKCARAFGQARPRPLTLLHFTDTFEDVNGVSRTIRQQLDMALEHGKDMTVITCGQGDNAPGIKVFDPIGTFAMPEYPELSISYPPFLRMLEYALETDAKLILAATPGPVGLAALAISKILQIPIHGTYHTAFPQYVASLTGDSGLTDLTRKFMAWYYKQMDVVYAPSSAIAEELTTFGVDRKAIRVYPRGVDTARFDPIKRNGFYKPWSGMDSFKLIYVGRVSREKDLDILAAAYKSAISRMNGHDVQLVIVGDGPYRTEMENELLGLPALFTGVLHGEALAAAYASADLFVFPSTTDTFGNVVLEAQASGLPVIVSDRGGPMENIDPGKTGLVVPGRDADSLAQAMIELCADPRRVKHMGEAARVFAEERSFGSAFLATWELYKDAAPPAA
- a CDS encoding PhoH family protein → MQKNYVLDTNVLIDNPQCIRALRNGQENRVILPYTVLRELDKLKREPRVAHIVAQAIAALQDDPDIQFLPPRIFTDAESKNGDELILDELKDSGVDAPILVTNDRILQLKARIHAIASEGFRDSNPFRSESQSYTGFVREGEEPIPNSFAWIGGQPYMHATSGPRVIDFQHNVWNVRPRNVYQNLALELLLDDAVNLVTIQSEAGYGKTFLALAAALFMALEKKDNPYRKIYLVKPVIEIGAKLGYLPGDLEEKMAPYVRYVGDLLMKLHDLRPANRIFADSESGNFRFNPKRFEILPIAFIRGMNLENAVVIIDEMQNLSRAETRALLTRMGENVKCICLGDTRQVDNPYLNESNNGLNWTVKMLKGLPGYGHIVLKGERSRGPITDMVIKTGL
- a CDS encoding TraR/DksA family transcriptional regulator encodes the protein MSSVCHVHQGIELQLREKFRKIEEENESLRDVMSQNRELEPDLADQACSASSRDWNVIRYNRNVKLLKDITVALKAIDNDSYGICEMCGEHIADRRLLAIPSALFCIECQEMIDRLPGEFGRTGLGDGVLAAV
- a CDS encoding sirohydrochlorin chelatase, whose product is MHKTGMIVLGHGSRRKEVALQFTAMVGRVASRIAEAQVLPAFFSLGEPTLADQVRELVVRGCTRIVVMQYFLYNGVHIEQDIPQMIAALREEFPGVEFVIQPTLQDDPALERLLVDRLLADGGE